A section of the Spirosoma pollinicola genome encodes:
- a CDS encoding YbaY family lipoprotein has product MRSVAGDILLPPTSPASTASYVLIEVRDVSEVDAPSVVVAQQRLTGISLQPGGHIHFHLQAPEVAPNRSLALRVHISLDGSEPAKPGDLLSTSRYAVPSLGEQTSMTVSVVVI; this is encoded by the coding sequence ATGAGATCAGTCGCGGGTGATATTCTACTGCCGCCAACTAGTCCTGCAAGTACGGCGTCCTATGTGCTCATCGAGGTTCGGGATGTTTCTGAGGTAGACGCGCCGTCGGTAGTCGTTGCCCAACAACGACTTACGGGCATTTCTCTTCAGCCCGGTGGGCATATTCACTTTCACCTACAGGCACCGGAAGTGGCTCCAAACAGAAGCCTTGCTCTTAGGGTGCATATTAGTCTGGACGGAAGTGAGCCAGCCAAACCCGGCGATTTATTATCGACAAGCCGATATGCTGTCCCCAGCCTGGGTGAGCAGACGTCAATGACGGTATCGGTTGTTGTTATCTAA
- a CDS encoding type I glyceraldehyde-3-phosphate dehydrogenase yields the protein MATIALYGFGRIGRQFLRIGLKNNLFVPTAVADIRDEPTLAALFAVDTNYGRWDEPVTGSEGKLTIGERTIPYINSSKEVPDWGALGVDLVVDCTGRASTRAGAQVHLDRGAKYVLISAPSKSLEDCDAVLLKGINLDTFDPNSHHIISMGSCTTNALAAVVKVIRENFGIQYGLFSTVHSYTNTQSLTDQPMKDRRDSWAAAENIIPSSSGAARALQFIWKDLKITGKAYRVPTRTGSIAELNLITEKDCTVQEVNDAFRKAAAEGPLNGVMDVLEDQWASSRIVADPHSSIIDLPLTAKEGNLLSVAAWYDNEWGFSNRLAEVAAFLAERI from the coding sequence ATGGCAACAATTGCTCTGTATGGATTTGGCCGTATTGGGCGGCAGTTCCTTCGCATCGGATTAAAAAATAACCTGTTCGTTCCTACAGCCGTAGCCGACATTCGGGACGAGCCAACGTTGGCGGCTCTGTTTGCGGTCGATACAAACTACGGTCGATGGGATGAGCCGGTTACAGGCAGCGAAGGCAAACTAACAATTGGCGAACGGACAATTCCGTACATCAACTCGTCGAAAGAAGTACCTGATTGGGGGGCGCTTGGCGTTGATCTGGTCGTTGACTGTACAGGCCGGGCATCGACCCGTGCCGGGGCGCAGGTCCATCTTGACCGGGGGGCTAAATATGTGCTCATCAGTGCGCCCAGCAAATCGCTTGAGGATTGCGACGCCGTTCTGCTCAAAGGCATAAACCTGGACACCTTCGACCCTAACAGCCACCACATTATCAGTATGGGTAGCTGCACGACCAATGCGCTGGCCGCGGTCGTTAAAGTAATTCGGGAGAATTTTGGTATCCAGTATGGTCTTTTCTCGACGGTACATTCATACACCAACACACAGTCATTAACCGATCAGCCAATGAAGGATCGTCGGGATTCCTGGGCGGCTGCGGAGAACATCATTCCTTCTTCGTCGGGAGCAGCCCGGGCGTTGCAGTTCATCTGGAAAGACCTAAAAATTACGGGCAAAGCCTATCGCGTTCCTACCCGCACCGGCAGTATAGCCGAGCTGAACCTGATCACCGAGAAAGACTGTACCGTGCAGGAAGTCAATGATGCATTCCGCAAAGCAGCAGCTGAAGGGCCACTCAACGGTGTCATGGATGTGTTGGAAGACCAATGGGCTTCGTCGCGAATTGTAGCCGATCCGCATTCGTCCATCATTGATTTACCGCTTACAGCCAAGGAAGGCAACCTGTTATCTGTAGCGGCCTGGTACGATAACGAGTGGGGGTTTTCGAATCGGCTGGCCGAAGTTGCCGCGTTTTTAGCCGAACGAATCTGA
- a CDS encoding MvdC/MvdD family ATP grasp protein: MILVISYPGEEHTADVVQRLEQQGCECVSIDLSDFPAKKGVALTWSSDQDPAYLIETATGPVDLSRIQVAWWRRVRPFAVDEAVNATMRPFVLSETGQAVNGMMDAMDCRWVNPRRADDAAHHKPYQWSVASRVGLKLPRTLVTNQPEAAQAFIESIGVGKTIFKAFLASFEDWRETRLIEKEDMDRLDLVRFAPVIFQEYIEGVDLRITIIGNQVFAAEIDARHTSYPVDMRMVVGESVVKPVDLPMRVRQQLLALQRTLGIDYGAIDMRRTAAGDYYFLEVNPAGQWLFVEQYTGLPISQAMADYLVAIDRSVVPNQLVHEISRG; this comes from the coding sequence ATGATTTTAGTCATATCTTATCCCGGTGAGGAACACACCGCCGATGTTGTTCAACGCCTTGAACAGCAGGGCTGTGAGTGCGTGTCTATTGATCTGTCCGACTTTCCGGCTAAAAAAGGAGTTGCCCTAACCTGGTCATCGGATCAGGACCCGGCTTACCTGATCGAAACCGCCACCGGGCCCGTTGACCTGAGCCGGATACAGGTTGCCTGGTGGCGCCGGGTCAGGCCCTTTGCGGTCGATGAGGCCGTTAATGCCACGATGCGTCCGTTTGTGCTGAGCGAAACTGGGCAGGCCGTTAATGGGATGATGGATGCAATGGACTGTCGCTGGGTAAACCCGCGTAGGGCTGATGATGCTGCCCATCACAAACCCTATCAGTGGTCTGTTGCCAGTCGGGTAGGGCTTAAACTGCCCCGCACATTGGTAACCAATCAGCCAGAAGCAGCTCAGGCGTTTATTGAGTCTATTGGTGTCGGGAAAACCATCTTCAAAGCATTCCTGGCCAGTTTTGAGGATTGGCGCGAAACAAGATTAATCGAAAAAGAGGATATGGACCGACTCGATCTGGTTCGCTTTGCTCCGGTTATTTTTCAGGAATACATTGAGGGGGTCGATCTGCGAATTACCATCATCGGCAATCAGGTTTTTGCGGCTGAAATTGACGCTCGCCATACATCGTACCCAGTCGATATGCGCATGGTTGTCGGTGAGTCGGTTGTTAAGCCAGTCGACTTGCCAATGAGGGTACGCCAGCAGTTACTGGCATTACAACGTACGCTTGGGATAGATTATGGAGCGATCGATATGCGTCGGACAGCGGCAGGCGACTACTATTTTCTGGAAGTTAACCCGGCAGGTCAATGGTTATTTGTGGAACAATACACCGGTTTGCCAATCAGTCAGGCTATGGCCGATTACCTGGTTGCTATTGATCGGTCTGTCGTGCCGAACCAACTCGTCCATGAGATCAGTCGCGGGTGA
- the legP gene encoding Dot/Icm T4SS effector Zinc-dependent metalloprotease LegP gives MKTQSTPPNGEQRSGPIAGTAIIDGATFSNKAVQYAEVDGLAIFEGDIILGTIDQIRGLADPGPVLESIGITGQQFRWPNATIPYEIAAGMPNQQRVTDAIAHWQANTRIRFVLRTAANAAQFPDYVRYQSGGGCSSQIGRRGGMQVITLGDGCGTGNAIHETGHTVGLWHEQSREDRNHFVQIVWANIDPAMQHNFDQQIADGDDLGAYDFGSIMHYPATAFSINGQATIIPLVTIPPGVVMGQRNGLSAGDINGVHLMYPQPILTIKEVRKDPIADTPRTIKEIRKDPIVDVSTIKEVRKDLIQDPITIKEVGRDPLLTTLVEQVTQPGTTVTLPGQFTGMAGNSAASPFILAGPSRVNTNDAPANMATQLAAQAQELAAAIAQIEEQHAQLVSAYDATVQAISQAESGTM, from the coding sequence ATGAAAACGCAATCAACTCCTCCCAATGGCGAGCAACGGTCAGGCCCCATCGCAGGCACTGCTATAATTGATGGAGCAACCTTTTCAAACAAAGCAGTACAATACGCTGAGGTAGATGGGCTGGCCATTTTTGAGGGAGATATCATCCTCGGTACAATTGACCAGATACGTGGTCTGGCAGACCCTGGCCCGGTCCTGGAATCCATCGGCATTACCGGGCAGCAATTTCGTTGGCCCAATGCCACTATTCCATACGAAATTGCCGCTGGTATGCCCAACCAGCAACGGGTTACCGACGCTATTGCTCACTGGCAGGCAAATACCCGTATTCGATTTGTACTCCGAACCGCGGCCAATGCTGCTCAGTTTCCCGATTATGTACGGTATCAGTCTGGCGGGGGGTGCTCGTCGCAAATTGGACGCCGGGGCGGGATGCAGGTGATTACCTTGGGCGATGGGTGCGGCACCGGCAATGCGATCCACGAAACGGGGCACACCGTTGGTCTATGGCATGAGCAGAGCCGTGAAGATCGTAACCACTTTGTGCAAATTGTATGGGCGAATATTGACCCTGCTATGCAGCATAATTTTGATCAGCAGATTGCCGATGGGGACGATCTGGGAGCTTATGATTTCGGCTCGATCATGCACTATCCAGCCACCGCATTTTCAATTAACGGGCAGGCAACAATTATTCCGCTTGTCACGATTCCGCCGGGTGTTGTCATGGGCCAGCGGAATGGCCTGTCAGCTGGTGATATCAATGGGGTACATTTGATGTATCCACAGCCTATACTTACGATTAAAGAAGTCAGGAAAGATCCGATTGCCGATACTCCCCGCACAATTAAAGAAATCAGGAAAGATCCGATTGTTGACGTTTCGACCATCAAGGAAGTCCGCAAAGACCTGATACAGGACCCAATTACAATTAAGGAAGTGGGTCGCGATCCACTTCTTACTACGCTGGTCGAGCAGGTCACTCAACCCGGCACAACGGTTACATTGCCGGGCCAGTTCACAGGCATGGCAGGTAATTCGGCAGCTTCGCCATTTATACTGGCTGGTCCCAGCCGGGTCAACACCAATGATGCCCCGGCCAACATGGCTACACAACTGGCAGCTCAGGCCCAGGAATTGGCAGCTGCCATTGCGCAGATCGAAGAGCAGCATGCCCAACTGGTTTCCGCATACGATGCAACGGTTCAGGCTATTAGTCAGGCAGAATCTGGTACTATGTAA
- a CDS encoding TraB/GumN family protein, translating into MKKWLAYPYAIAGLLLGSLTSTAQAQDNALLYEVTGPGLTKPSYLYGTFHLVCPADLTISDAIKKAIGDASQVYLELDLDDPAMMGSMQKAMMMTGGKTVKDLLSAEDYTLLDTYLKQKMNMGLAQVGMLKPIGLMSLMYMTLMPCQPASYDMTFAEMAAKDKKEVLGLETVEAQLAALDKIPMKEQLKGLVDMAKMPDEAKKEFADLLAAYKANDMTKLNALMKTSKFGDMAEFEDSLLGERNTNWIPVIEKAAKEKPTFFAFGAGHLGNDKGVVNLLRKKGYTVKALQ; encoded by the coding sequence ATGAAAAAATGGCTTGCCTATCCCTACGCAATTGCTGGTTTATTGCTGGGGTCACTGACCAGCACCGCACAGGCCCAGGACAACGCGTTGCTTTATGAAGTAACCGGACCCGGATTAACAAAACCGTCGTATCTCTACGGAACGTTTCACCTCGTTTGCCCCGCTGATCTGACCATCAGCGATGCCATAAAAAAAGCCATTGGCGATGCCAGTCAGGTGTATCTGGAACTTGACCTGGATGATCCGGCCATGATGGGTAGTATGCAAAAAGCTATGATGATGACCGGTGGAAAAACCGTAAAAGATCTGCTCTCAGCCGAGGACTATACCTTGCTGGATACCTACCTAAAGCAGAAAATGAATATGGGACTGGCACAGGTGGGTATGTTGAAACCCATTGGCCTGATGTCGCTGATGTACATGACGTTGATGCCCTGTCAGCCTGCTTCGTACGACATGACGTTTGCCGAAATGGCCGCTAAAGACAAAAAAGAAGTGCTCGGTCTGGAAACCGTCGAGGCACAGCTAGCGGCTCTGGACAAGATTCCGATGAAGGAGCAACTGAAGGGTTTGGTCGACATGGCGAAGATGCCCGACGAAGCCAAAAAAGAATTTGCCGACCTGTTGGCGGCTTACAAAGCCAATGATATGACCAAGCTGAATGCCCTGATGAAAACCAGTAAGTTTGGTGATATGGCTGAGTTTGAAGATAGTTTACTCGGCGAGCGCAATACCAACTGGATTCCGGTTATCGAGAAGGCGGCCAAAGAGAAGCCAACCTTTTTTGCCTTTGGGGCCGGCCATTTGGGCAACGATAAAGGCGTTGTGAATCTCCTCAGAAAGAAAGGCTACACGGTGAAAGCACTGCAGTAA